The following coding sequences lie in one Arachis ipaensis cultivar K30076 chromosome B03, Araip1.1, whole genome shotgun sequence genomic window:
- the LOC107631489 gene encoding target of Myb protein 1, which produces MAATTTDHHKWMMQLYEQPQMDCDGSNMAPPIMEAFSDATVVTTMSPESSSMMMLSQISNSSSSTSISNVQLLSPKRNNNNNSAFKPIRKRSRASRRTPTTLLNANTNNFRELVQKFTGCGSTHMSLSIHKGPITLNFQQGSNNNDNNHKMILHHYHQQQQQQQNSTTTSGTVSPFGTRTSNYYFHNQQAHNHDVAAVMPSSQEQQSGGGGLISTSLDSNLPSYDVDYLSSSRPTSMDASEDFGLHQLTVNDFSNNGIKGSGFFM; this is translated from the coding sequence ATGGCTGCTACTACTACTGATCATCATAAGTGGATGATGCAGTTGTATGAGCAGCCTCAGATGGATTGTGATGGAAGCAACATGGCTCCTCCTATCATGGAAGCATTTTCTGATGCAACTGTGGTGACAACTATGTCACCAGAGAGCAGCAGCATGATGATGTTGAGCCAAATAAGCAATAGTAGTAGTAGTACTAGTATTAGTAATGTTCAGTTGTTAAGTCCaaagagaaataataataataatagtgcaTTCAAACCAATCAGAAAGAGATCAAGAGCTTCTAGGAGAACCCCAACAACCCTACTCAATGCTAATACCAATAACTTTAGGGAATTAGTTCAGAAATTTACAGGCTGTGGTAGCACTCACATGTCTCTATCAATCCATAAGGGACCTATTACCTTGAATTTCCAACAAGGAagcaataataatgataataatcacAAGATGAttcttcatcattatcatcagcagcagcagcagcagcagaatAGTACAACAACAAGTGGAACAGTTTCACCATTTGGCACCAGAACTAGTAATTATTATTTCCATAatcaacaagctcataatcatgATGTAGCTGCAGTGATGCCATCATCACAAGAACAGCAAAGTGGTGGTGGTGGCTTAATCTCTACCTCCTTGGACTCTAATCTTCCTTCTTATGATGTTGATTACTTATCATCATCAAGGCCTACCAGCATGGATGCCTCTGAAGACTTTGGTTTGCATCAactaactgtgaatgatttctccaACAATGGAATTAAGGGGAGTGGTTTCTTCATGTGA
- the LOC107633841 gene encoding target of Myb protein 1, which yields MSGAMAATTTDHHKWMMQLYEQPQMDCDGSNMAPPIMEAFSDATVVTTMSPESSSMMMLSQISNSSSSTSISNVQLLSPKRNNNNNSAFKPIRKRSRASRRTPTTLLNANTNNFRELVQKFTGCGSTHMSLSIHKGPITLNFQQGSNNNDNNHKMILHHYHQQQQQQQNSTTTSGTVSPFGTRTSNYYFHNQQAHNHDVAAVMPSSQEQQSGGGGLISTSLDSNLPSYDVDYLSSSRPTSMDASEDFGLHQLTVNDFSNNGIKGSGFFM from the coding sequence atgagTGGTGCCATGGCTGCTACTACTACTGATCATCATAAGTGGATGATGCAGTTGTATGAGCAGCCTCAGATGGATTGTGATGGAAGCAACATGGCTCCTCCTATCATGGAAGCATTTTCTGATGCAACTGTGGTGACAACTATGTCACCAGAGAGCAGCAGCATGATGATGTTGAGCCAAATAAGCAATAGTAGTAGTAGTACTAGTATTAGTAATGTTCAGTTGTTAAGTCCaaagagaaataataataataatagtgcaTTCAAACCAATCAGAAAGAGATCAAGAGCTTCTAGGAGAACCCCAACAACCCTACTCAATGCTAATACCAATAACTTTAGGGAATTAGTTCAGAAATTTACAGGCTGTGGTAGCACTCACATGTCTCTATCAATCCATAAGGGACCTATTACCTTGAATTTCCAACAAGGAagcaataataatgataataatcacAAGATGAttcttcatcattatcatcagcagcagcagcagcagcagaatAGTACAACAACAAGTGGAACAGTTTCACCATTTGGCACCAGAACTAGTAATTATTATTTCCATAatcaacaagctcataatcatgATGTAGCTGCAGTGATGCCATCATCACAAGAACAGCAAAGTGGTGGTGGTGGCTTAATCTCTACCTCCTTGGACTCTAATCTTCCTTCTTATGATGTTGATTACTTATCATCATCAAGGCCTACCAGCATGGATGCCTCTGAAGACTTTGGTTTGCATCAactaactgtgaatgatttctccaACAATGGAATTAAGGGGAGTGGTTTCTTCATGTGA